From the genome of bacterium:
ATAATACATGATCTCCGGTTCGCTGACAATCGAAGATTCGCGAAACATTTTACCATTGCCGAAGAGAAGCCAGCTGACATCGACGCCTTTTTTGTATAAGCTATTAAGAAAATCAATCGGTAAATCGCCTTCGCCCGATTCATAGCGGCTTACATACTGCTGCCGGAGATTGAATTTCCTGGCAAATTCATTTTGAGTCAATTGCAAAGTTTCGCGTATCTGTTTTAAGCGGTTGCCCCGGTGCATAAAAGTTTAAACACGTTTAATGTGTGATAATTTTCTTGACAATACAGATTTATTGTGTTAGATTCTAATCCGAAATTAAAGGCTAAAGTACGTCAGATTCAGTCGTTCGAAACATTTTCTAAAAGATACCAACGCATCAAATCGGCTTGCAAGTTATTCGTTTTTACGAACTAACGCAAGAGTTAATTATCAATACATACAATGAAGCGTCAAGTCAAGTTGACGGAAGCAGCGTTTGAAACATTAAAACGAATCCGGGTCAGGCTCTATGAGCACAAGATCGGTCAAAAAAAATTGGCCAATGCAATGCGGTGTTCGGTCGACTATATTAATCGGGTGCTCAATGGCCGGACACATGTTTCTGATGAACAAATCGCCAAAATTAACCGGTTAGTCCAACGCCTAATCAATGATAAAAATTGAGAGTCCCAATGCTTCGGCATTTAGGATGATCGCCACGAGTGTCCCCCCCGCTCGTGGTTTTTTTTTCCGTTATAGTGGCTTTTTATTTGAAACTCAATCGGACATTTCTTACAATGGTGCCTATAATATGCGATCCAAAATTTACATCGTCATAGTCGGACTGCTTTTAATGGGGGGCAGCAGTGTTGCAGTCTGGTTTTACCAGAATGAGGAATATGTTCGGCCGGCAATTGACCGCCGTATCGAAGCCGAGGTAGAATTAAAAATGGCGCGGGACAGTATCCGGATGCAGCAGGGCATTAATGAGAGGCTTTCGGAGGAAAACAAATGGTATCAATTGATCATACCTCCGGAAAGTGGCGTTTACTACCCCGCTGAATTTTCGCATCAGTTTTACATCTATGGCCAGCAAAAAGGAAAATATCTCGAACTTGCATTCAGCGCGAATAAGTATTTTGCGCATCATCGTAGAAAACAAGGCAATGGCTTACAGCGTGTGATCGATGCATCGACGCCGCACGAGACATTTTTGTATGAAATTCTGGATAGCCTCAGAATTGTTCCCAATGACTCAGTTCATTTTGACGAGAATGCACAGAAAATTTTATATTTCGTCAATAGCATTCCATATCACGAGAAGAAAGAATATTATGTCAAAATGCCGATTGAGACGCTGGCGGAAGGTCGTGGTAATTGTGCTGATCTGGCTGTTTTGATGCATTCGCTCATGATC
Proteins encoded in this window:
- a CDS encoding helix-turn-helix transcriptional regulator; the protein is MKRQVKLTEAAFETLKRIRVRLYEHKIGQKKLANAMRCSVDYINRVLNGRTHVSDEQIAKINRLVQRLINDKN
- a CDS encoding transglutaminase-like domain-containing protein translates to MRSKIYIVIVGLLLMGGSSVAVWFYQNEEYVRPAIDRRIEAEVELKMARDSIRMQQGINERLSEENKWYQLIIPPESGVYYPAEFSHQFYIYGQQKGKYLELAFSANKYFAHHRRKQGNGLQRVIDASTPHETFLYEILDSLRIVPNDSVHFDENAQKILYFVNSIPYHEKKEYYVKMPIETLAEGRGNCADLAVLMHSLMITAGLDAMIVFPTQGDSLDHAMVGVYGDFNEDRTRTYFTYPDSNGKKYYLCQPTGTDDMRYPILHKVGYSKRYPYTVIFKDSISVVENKKEWLKHGRR